aTTAGGCCTTGTTTTTCTTCCTCACCCCAGGCCCCCACCATGACCACCGTCTTCCCTGAATCCGTTTCAGAAGAGTTTCAGTACGATGAGAGTGCGGAAGCCTGTTATGTAGGCGACATCGTGGCCTTCGGGACTACCTTCCTGTCCGTAGTGTACTCCCTTGTCTTTGCCTTCGGCCTGGTGGGAAATTTGCTGGTGGTGTTCGCCCTGATCCACAGCCGGAAGCCCAAGAGCATCACTGACATTTACCTCCTGAACCTGGCCTTATCCGACCTGCTCTTCGTAGCCACCTTGCCCCTCTGGATTCACTATCAGGTGAGGGAGCAAGGCTTTCACCATGCCACATGCAAACTCACTTCCGCCTTCTTCTACATCGGCTTTTTTGGAGGCATAttcttcatcaccatcatcagcGTTGACAGGTACCGGGCCATTGTCCTGGCTGCCAACTCCATGAACAACCGGACCGTGCAACACGGTGTCACTGTCAGCCTGGGTGTCTGGGCGGCAGCCATCTTGGTGGCAGCCCCCCAGTTCATGTTCACAAAACTCAGGGAAAACGAATGCTTTGGGGACTACCCTGAGATCCTGCAGGATGTCTGGCCTGTGCTCCGCAACCTGGAAGCAAATCTTCTTGGCTTTCTGCTTCCCCTGCTCATTATGAGTTATTGTTACTGCCGAATCATGCATACGCTGTTTTCGTGCAAGAACAACAAGAAAGCTAAAGCCATTAAACTGATCTTTCTGGTGGTCGTCATGTTTTACCTCTTCTGGACACCCTACAACGTGATGGTTTTCTTAGAGACGCTCAACCTCTACAACTTCTTTCCCAGTTGCGACGTGAAGCGGGGTCTGAAATTGGCCCTCAATGTGACCGAGACGATCGCATTTATCCACTGCTGTCTCAATCCCGTTATCTACGCGTTTGCTGGAGAGAAGTTCAGAAGATACCTTAACCACCTGTATAGGAAATGCGTGGCTGTCCTGTGCGGTGGGTCTGTTCCCgttgctctctcctctcttgaatcgcagaggagcaggagggagagcGTCCTCAGCAGCAACGGCACTCACTACACCAGCGACGGAGATGCGTCCATGCTGGTCTGAAGAGAGCCCCGAAGCCTGGTCCCTGCAGAGAGCCTGGAGCTTCTGAGTCCGACGCTGAAAAAAATCAGGacacatttttctgtttgtttcttacaTGCAAGAAATGATGGACCTGATGATGTTTGTTCCCCACCCACCCTCCAAAAACACAACCCATAGTGTTTTTTTGAGAGAACTGTGCTCAAAATTTGAATGATAAAGGGCAGGCATGTCA
This window of the Saccopteryx bilineata isolate mSacBil1 chromosome 10, mSacBil1_pri_phased_curated, whole genome shotgun sequence genome carries:
- the CX3CR1 gene encoding CX3C chemokine receptor 1 — its product is MTTVFPESVSEEFQYDESAEACYVGDIVAFGTTFLSVVYSLVFAFGLVGNLLVVFALIHSRKPKSITDIYLLNLALSDLLFVATLPLWIHYQVREQGFHHATCKLTSAFFYIGFFGGIFFITIISVDRYRAIVLAANSMNNRTVQHGVTVSLGVWAAAILVAAPQFMFTKLRENECFGDYPEILQDVWPVLRNLEANLLGFLLPLLIMSYCYCRIMHTLFSCKNNKKAKAIKLIFLVVVMFYLFWTPYNVMVFLETLNLYNFFPSCDVKRGLKLALNVTETIAFIHCCLNPVIYAFAGEKFRRYLNHLYRKCVAVLCGGSVPVALSSLESQRSRRESVLSSNGTHYTSDGDASMLV